In Halobaculum limi, one DNA window encodes the following:
- a CDS encoding ABC transporter permease gives MNVHHVARVDLRTAIRSRMVRWLTGVLTGLSVLGVSLVALLGVEDATAVDAVGPLSLPAVLVVPLAAIVVGYVAVVGERRTGSLKVLLGFPVSRGAVVAGKLVARAATVVLAVLVAFAVSGVLAAVLYGGVPLGRYAAFTLATVALGVAFAGSAVGVSAAVATRGRALALAVGSYLLLVLFWQPVVAGIHYAATGDLPGTVVPAWYLLLDRLSPVGAYQVLVRAALDTTATASVFAVRPPAASAASLSAQLGGDPIPWYLSNVAAALVLCMWTVLPVGVGYLRFRGRDL, from the coding sequence ATGAACGTTCACCACGTGGCTCGTGTCGACCTCCGAACCGCCATTCGATCACGGATGGTCCGCTGGCTCACGGGCGTACTGACTGGCCTCTCCGTGCTCGGCGTCTCGCTCGTCGCGTTGCTCGGCGTCGAGGACGCGACGGCGGTCGACGCCGTCGGCCCACTGTCGCTCCCGGCGGTACTCGTCGTCCCGCTGGCTGCGATCGTCGTCGGCTACGTCGCCGTCGTCGGCGAGCGTCGTACCGGGAGCCTCAAGGTGCTACTCGGGTTCCCCGTCTCGCGAGGGGCCGTCGTCGCCGGGAAACTGGTGGCGCGGGCGGCGACCGTGGTACTGGCGGTGCTCGTCGCGTTCGCGGTCTCGGGCGTGCTCGCTGCCGTCCTGTACGGCGGCGTCCCACTCGGGCGATACGCTGCGTTCACACTCGCGACGGTCGCACTCGGCGTCGCGTTCGCCGGCTCTGCGGTCGGCGTCTCCGCCGCCGTCGCCACCCGCGGACGCGCTCTCGCGCTCGCCGTCGGTTCTTACCTCCTCCTCGTGTTGTTCTGGCAACCGGTTGTCGCTGGGATCCATTACGCCGCGACCGGCGACCTCCCCGGAACCGTCGTGCCGGCGTGGTACCTCCTGTTAGACCGGCTCTCTCCCGTCGGAGCCTACCAAGTGCTGGTCCGTGCCGCGCTCGACACGACCGCGACCGCGTCGGTGTTCGCGGTCCGACCGCCCGCTGCGAGCGCGGCGTCGCTGTCGGCGCAACTCGGCGGCGACCCCATCCCATGGTATCTCTCGAACGTGGCGGCCGCCCTGGTGTTGTGTATGTGGACAGTACTCCCCGTCGGCGTCGGCTACCTCCGCTTTCGGGGACGAGACCTCTGA
- the metG gene encoding methionine--tRNA ligase has product MSSQDTHEAFPTDAPAVVTCGLPYANGDLHIGHLRTYVGGDVYSRALESLGQDTAFVCGSDMHGTPIAVQAIQEGIDPEEFALEWHEQYKETFPKFGVDFDNYGHTHDDANRELTYEIVEKLEEEGYVYEKEIKVAWDPVDEQPLPDRYVEGTCPYCGEHARGDECDEGCGRHLEPGEIEDPVSTISGNPAEYRDRAHKFFEVSELAEYLDGFLDRVEGTSNARNQPRQWLEDGLQDWCITRDLDWGFDYPGEDDLVLYVWVDAPIEYIASTKQYTDRVGADVYDWDEAWREDGDIVHIIGRDIIQHHTIFWPAMLHVADFQEPRAVMASGFMTLGGKGFSTSRNRAVWAREYLDEGFHPDLLRYYLATNGGFQQDVDFSWEKFRDRVNTELVGTVGNFLYRSLLFAYRNYEGTPDAEVSDEVEARIEEAIDDIAAGVNDYSVRAIGQATTDLARFGNEYIQREEPWNLVGEDDEAAAQVIRDCVQIAKAIAVLFEPIAPGKSEALWTQLGEDGSVHDVTTDAALEAPPREFDAPEELYEKIEDERVEELNEKLQSRVAEATADDAETETDEGDDDDAEDVSDIEPVTDDRISFEEFQDLDLRVGEILTADPIEDSDNLVKLTVDIGVEERQIVAGIQQLHDTDSLPGTKVVIVANLEKAELFGHESNGMLLAAGEDADLLTTHGDSAIGTKIR; this is encoded by the coding sequence ATGAGCAGCCAGGACACCCACGAGGCGTTCCCGACGGACGCGCCCGCGGTGGTCACGTGTGGGTTGCCGTACGCAAACGGCGACCTCCACATCGGCCACCTCCGCACGTACGTCGGCGGCGACGTCTACTCGCGAGCGCTCGAATCGCTCGGCCAAGACACCGCGTTCGTCTGCGGGTCCGACATGCACGGCACGCCCATCGCCGTGCAGGCCATTCAGGAGGGCATCGACCCCGAGGAGTTCGCCCTCGAGTGGCACGAGCAGTACAAGGAGACGTTCCCGAAGTTCGGCGTCGACTTCGACAACTACGGCCACACCCACGACGACGCGAATCGGGAACTCACCTACGAGATCGTCGAGAAACTGGAGGAAGAGGGGTACGTCTACGAGAAGGAGATCAAGGTCGCGTGGGACCCCGTCGACGAACAACCGCTTCCCGACCGCTACGTCGAGGGCACGTGCCCGTACTGTGGGGAACACGCCCGCGGTGACGAGTGTGACGAGGGCTGTGGTCGCCACCTCGAACCCGGCGAGATCGAAGACCCTGTCTCGACCATCTCGGGCAACCCCGCCGAGTATCGCGACCGCGCACACAAGTTCTTCGAGGTCTCGGAACTCGCGGAGTACCTCGACGGCTTCCTCGACCGAGTGGAGGGAACGAGCAACGCCCGTAATCAGCCGCGACAGTGGCTTGAAGACGGTCTGCAGGATTGGTGTATCACCCGCGATCTGGACTGGGGCTTCGACTACCCCGGCGAAGACGACCTCGTCCTCTACGTGTGGGTCGACGCACCCATCGAGTACATCGCCTCGACGAAGCAGTACACCGACCGCGTCGGCGCGGACGTGTACGACTGGGACGAAGCGTGGCGCGAGGACGGCGATATCGTCCACATCATCGGCCGCGACATCATCCAGCACCACACCATCTTCTGGCCCGCGATGCTCCACGTCGCCGACTTCCAGGAACCGCGTGCCGTGATGGCGAGCGGCTTTATGACGCTCGGCGGGAAGGGCTTCTCCACCTCCCGGAACCGCGCGGTGTGGGCCCGCGAGTACCTCGACGAGGGCTTTCACCCGGACCTCCTGCGCTACTACCTCGCCACCAACGGCGGGTTCCAACAGGACGTCGACTTCTCGTGGGAGAAGTTCCGCGACCGCGTCAACACCGAACTCGTCGGTACGGTCGGCAACTTCCTGTATCGCTCCCTGCTGTTCGCGTACCGCAACTACGAGGGGACGCCCGACGCAGAGGTCAGCGACGAGGTCGAGGCCCGCATCGAGGAGGCCATCGACGACATCGCCGCCGGTGTCAACGACTACTCCGTGCGCGCCATCGGACAGGCGACGACCGACCTGGCCCGCTTCGGCAACGAGTACATCCAGCGTGAGGAGCCGTGGAACCTCGTCGGCGAAGACGACGAGGCGGCCGCGCAGGTCATCCGCGACTGCGTGCAGATCGCGAAGGCCATCGCCGTCCTGTTCGAGCCAATCGCCCCCGGCAAGAGCGAGGCACTCTGGACGCAACTCGGCGAAGACGGCTCCGTCCACGACGTGACGACCGACGCCGCCCTCGAGGCGCCGCCGCGCGAGTTCGACGCGCCCGAAGAACTCTACGAGAAGATCGAAGACGAACGCGTCGAAGAACTCAACGAGAAACTCCAGTCGCGCGTCGCCGAGGCGACCGCAGACGACGCGGAAACCGAAACTGACGAGGGAGACGACGATGACGCTGAGGACGTGAGCGACATCGAACCCGTCACCGACGACCGTATCAGCTTCGAGGAGTTCCAGGACCTGGACCTCCGCGTGGGTGAAATCCTCACCGCAGACCCCATCGAAGACTCCGACAACCTCGTAAAACTCACCGTCGACATCGGCGTCGAGGAGCGTCAGATCGTCGCCGGCATCCAACAACTCCACGACACCGACTCGCTGCCCGGGACGAAGGTCGTCATCGTCGCAAACCTCGAGAAGGCCGAACTGTTCGGCCACGAGTCCAACGGGATGCTCCTCGCCGCCGGCGAGGACGCCGACCTCCTGACGACGCACGGCGACTCGGCCATCGGCACGAAGATTCGGTAA
- a CDS encoding DNA-methyltransferase, with the protein MTDEDDLRGVPGVDETFTTTHAVSVGDARELPLADDSVDLVVTSPPYPMVEQWDDLFSSLDPSLLTALSAAEDGDQAAAERAFDAMHETLAPAWRELSRVLAPGGIACVNVGDATRSLGGRFRLWDNATRIADTLIRSGLDRLPGILWRKPTNAPTKFMGSGTLPPNAYVTLEHEHVLVFRNGGRRSFDAGDPARYASAYFWEERNRWFSDTWDDLRGVEQALDATGSRERSAAFPVELPYRLICMFSAYGDRVLDPFWGTGTTTVAAITAGRDSVGVEHDRQFLADFADRVETIPAFSRERGQRRLRDHRAFVADRDERPSYEATHYQFPVVTKRERDIRLYAASAISRSPGGYRVTHEALDGDE; encoded by the coding sequence ATGACCGACGAGGACGACCTGCGCGGCGTGCCCGGCGTCGACGAGACGTTCACGACGACACACGCCGTGAGCGTCGGCGACGCTCGCGAACTCCCACTGGCCGACGACAGCGTCGACCTCGTCGTGACCTCGCCGCCGTACCCGATGGTCGAGCAGTGGGACGACCTGTTCTCGTCGCTCGATCCGTCGCTGTTGACGGCGCTGTCTGCCGCGGAGGACGGCGACCAGGCCGCCGCCGAACGCGCGTTCGACGCGATGCACGAGACGCTCGCACCCGCGTGGCGCGAACTCTCACGAGTGCTCGCGCCGGGCGGCATCGCCTGCGTGAACGTCGGCGACGCCACGCGGTCGCTCGGCGGGCGCTTCCGTCTGTGGGACAACGCCACTCGCATTGCGGACACGCTGATCAGGTCGGGACTCGACCGATTGCCGGGTATCCTCTGGCGTAAGCCGACGAACGCGCCGACGAAGTTCATGGGGAGTGGGACGCTCCCGCCGAACGCGTACGTCACACTCGAACACGAACACGTCCTCGTGTTTCGCAACGGTGGGCGCCGCTCGTTCGACGCTGGCGACCCCGCACGCTACGCGTCGGCGTACTTCTGGGAGGAGCGCAACCGCTGGTTCTCGGACACCTGGGACGACCTCCGCGGCGTCGAACAAGCGCTCGACGCGACGGGCTCACGCGAGCGGTCGGCGGCGTTCCCGGTGGAACTCCCCTACCGGTTGATCTGTATGTTCTCGGCGTACGGCGACCGCGTCCTCGACCCGTTCTGGGGGACCGGGACGACGACCGTCGCCGCGATAACCGCCGGACGCGACTCCGTCGGCGTCGAACACGACCGGCAGTTCCTCGCGGACTTCGCCGACCGCGTCGAGACAATCCCGGCGTTCTCACGCGAACGCGGACAGCGTCGCCTCCGCGACCATCGGGCGTTCGTCGCCGACCGCGACGAGCGACCATCCTACGAAGCGACTCACTACCAGTTCCCGGTCGTGACGAAACGCGAACGAGACATTCGGCTGTACGCGGCGAGTGCCATCTCACGAAGCCCGGGCGGCTACCGCGTCACTCACGAGGCACTTGACGGCGATGAATGA
- a CDS encoding STAS/SEC14 domain-containing protein, producing MFRYIEDRNEGPVLAVGFTDQVTEEDFQALSDEMDERVREHGSVRLYVEFDGIPRPELEALDDDLKLWRQFSDDIYRYAIVGEGRLLEWSTAVADLLTSVEVEFFEHDDRDEAWDWVSEGITV from the coding sequence ATGTTCCGATACATCGAGGACCGCAACGAGGGACCGGTACTCGCCGTCGGCTTCACCGATCAGGTCACCGAAGAGGACTTCCAGGCGCTCAGCGACGAGATGGACGAACGCGTCCGCGAACACGGTTCGGTGCGCCTGTACGTCGAGTTCGACGGGATTCCGCGTCCGGAGTTGGAGGCACTCGACGACGATCTGAAGCTGTGGCGCCAGTTCAGCGACGACATCTATCGGTACGCCATCGTCGGCGAAGGACGGCTTCTCGAATGGTCGACGGCGGTCGCCGACCTACTCACCAGCGTCGAGGTCGAGTTCTTCGAACACGACGACCGCGACGAGGCCTGGGACTGGGTCAGCGAAGGAATCACGGTTTGA
- a CDS encoding HVO_0758 family zinc finger protein, protein MKSTRKGLREGELEKDNYERLKCVECGESLSKQNPPDEVYSVRTCPDCGREWKELR, encoded by the coding sequence GTGAAATCGACACGGAAGGGGTTGCGCGAGGGCGAGTTGGAGAAGGACAACTACGAGCGTCTCAAGTGCGTCGAGTGCGGCGAGTCGCTCTCGAAGCAGAATCCGCCGGACGAGGTGTACTCGGTGCGGACCTGTCCAGACTGCGGCCGCGAGTGGAAGGAACTTCGCTGA
- a CDS encoding VOC family protein translates to MTVPHPTGSTTYVDRVTLAVTDLDAVLAFYREVVGLAVLDRTSDRAVLGTDDRSLLVLEADPDADERPPRAAGLFHTAFLFPSRAALGDALHRIQASGDQLTGASDHRVSEALYLRDPEGNGVELYRDRPREEWPETDGRVEMDTLPLDTDALLADRAGAADASAPSETAVGHVHLEVTDLDDSEAFYVDGVGFDVRQRWADEALFVAADGYHHHVGLNTWNRRSDPVSGRGLVEISVVVPDEDAVDAARDRLAGIGARVDEDSDDSFLVSDPDGIRIRIRAD, encoded by the coding sequence ATGACAGTTCCTCATCCGACTGGGTCGACCACCTACGTCGACCGGGTCACGCTCGCCGTCACCGACCTCGACGCGGTACTCGCGTTCTACCGAGAAGTGGTCGGACTCGCGGTGCTCGACCGGACGAGCGACCGCGCCGTTCTCGGCACCGACGACCGCTCGCTGCTCGTCCTCGAAGCCGACCCCGACGCCGACGAACGGCCGCCACGGGCGGCCGGCTTGTTCCACACCGCCTTTCTGTTCCCTTCGCGGGCGGCGCTCGGCGATGCGCTTCACCGTATACAGGCCTCCGGCGACCAACTCACCGGCGCATCGGACCACCGCGTGAGCGAGGCGCTGTATCTTCGTGACCCCGAGGGCAACGGCGTCGAACTGTACCGCGACCGCCCGCGCGAGGAGTGGCCCGAAACGGACGGCCGCGTAGAGATGGACACGCTTCCGCTCGACACCGACGCCCTCCTCGCAGACCGGGCGGGGGCGGCGGACGCTAGCGCTCCGTCCGAGACGGCTGTCGGACACGTCCACCTCGAAGTGACCGACCTCGACGACAGCGAGGCGTTCTACGTCGACGGCGTCGGGTTCGACGTGCGCCAGCGATGGGCCGACGAAGCCCTGTTTGTCGCCGCCGACGGCTACCACCACCACGTCGGTCTCAACACGTGGAACCGCCGGTCTGATCCGGTCTCAGGACGGGGACTCGTGGAGATTTCGGTCGTCGTTCCCGACGAGGACGCCGTCGACGCGGCGCGTGATCGACTCGCTGGCATCGGTGCACGCGTCGACGAGGACTCGGACGACTCGTTCCTCGTCAGCGACCCCGACGGGATCCGGATTCGGATACGCGCCGACTGA
- the mfnA gene encoding tyrosine decarboxylase MfnA — protein sequence MQSPVPERRPQSFDRVLSSMCTEPHPAARRAAERFLATNPGDPATYPTVAELERETIAGLADLTGLTDAVDGTDADFGSLGYVTSGGTESNIQAVRAARDRADAQSPVVVAPESAHFSFHKAASVLGVDLRTVPTDADGRADLDAVAAAVDDDTALLVGVAGTTEYGRVDPIPALSDIAVDAEIPLHVDAAWGGFYLPFSGHDWGFEVDGVSTVTVDPHKVGQAAVPAGGLLSRERSTLDSLAVETPYLETASQASLTGTRSGAGVASAAAVMDELWPDGYRAEYDCAMELATWLADRLRSRGLDVVDPELPLVAFDLPDSVFADLRGRDWRLSRTGADEARIVVMPHVTEASLSAFLADLDDCL from the coding sequence TCGCCCGCAGTCGTTCGACCGGGTACTCTCCTCGATGTGCACCGAGCCGCATCCGGCGGCCAGGCGCGCCGCCGAGCGGTTCCTCGCGACGAACCCCGGCGACCCCGCGACGTACCCGACGGTCGCAGAACTGGAACGCGAGACCATCGCGGGCCTCGCCGACCTGACCGGCCTCACCGACGCCGTCGACGGAACGGACGCCGACTTCGGGTCGCTTGGCTACGTCACCAGCGGCGGCACGGAGTCGAACATCCAGGCGGTTCGGGCCGCCCGCGACCGCGCCGACGCACAGTCGCCGGTCGTCGTCGCGCCGGAGTCCGCGCACTTCAGTTTCCACAAGGCTGCGTCGGTCCTCGGCGTCGACCTCCGCACCGTCCCGACCGACGCGGACGGCCGCGCAGACCTCGACGCCGTCGCCGCCGCCGTCGACGACGACACAGCGCTCCTCGTCGGCGTCGCCGGGACGACCGAGTACGGTCGCGTCGACCCCATCCCCGCACTCTCCGATATCGCGGTCGACGCGGAGATTCCACTCCACGTCGATGCCGCGTGGGGCGGCTTTTACCTCCCGTTCTCGGGGCACGACTGGGGGTTCGAGGTGGACGGCGTCTCGACGGTGACGGTCGACCCACACAAGGTCGGACAGGCGGCCGTGCCCGCGGGCGGCCTCCTCTCGCGCGAGCGGTCGACGCTCGATTCGCTCGCGGTGGAGACGCCGTATTTAGAGACGGCGTCACAGGCGAGTCTCACCGGCACGCGGTCGGGCGCGGGCGTCGCCAGCGCCGCCGCTGTGATGGACGAACTGTGGCCCGACGGCTACCGCGCGGAGTACGACTGCGCGATGGAACTGGCGACGTGGCTCGCCGACCGCCTCCGGTCGCGCGGCCTCGACGTTGTCGACCCCGAACTGCCGCTGGTGGCGTTCGACCTACCGGACTCGGTGTTCGCTGATCTTCGCGGTCGCGACTGGCGACTGTCACGAACGGGTGCAGACGAGGCGCGCATCGTCGTGATGCCACACGTCACTGAGGCGTCGCTATCGGCGTTTCTCGCCGACCTCGACGACTGTCTGTAG
- a CDS encoding YbaK/EbsC family protein, which yields MHPTAAEFADRVHAAYGLEPSIEEFPEGTKTARDAAVAIGCSVAQIVKSIVVVVDGEVVVVLTAGDNRVDTDALAAELGAETVRTATPDEVKRATGWSIGGVPPFGHETPVATYLDESLRSHDQIWAAAGTPDAVFELSPATLRRIAEPEPVDAFEPT from the coding sequence ATGCACCCGACAGCAGCCGAGTTCGCCGACCGTGTCCACGCAGCGTACGGACTCGAACCATCCATCGAGGAGTTCCCAGAGGGGACGAAGACCGCCCGAGATGCGGCCGTCGCTATCGGCTGTTCGGTCGCACAGATCGTGAAAAGCATCGTCGTCGTCGTCGACGGCGAGGTGGTCGTCGTTCTCACCGCCGGGGACAACCGCGTCGACACCGACGCACTCGCCGCCGAACTCGGGGCGGAAACAGTTCGGACCGCGACCCCCGACGAAGTGAAACGTGCGACCGGATGGAGCATCGGCGGCGTACCGCCGTTCGGACACGAGACACCGGTGGCGACGTATCTCGACGAGTCGCTCCGCTCCCACGACCAGATCTGGGCTGCTGCTGGAACGCCAGACGCCGTGTTCGAACTGTCTCCGGCGACGCTGCGGCGGATCGCAGAGCCCGAACCGGTGGACGCGTTCGAGCCTACATAA
- a CDS encoding winged helix-turn-helix domain-containing protein: MGEESDTSGAVGTGETDELASVAAVLDDPHARAILVHTARAALSADDLAERIDGSRSTVYRRARRLVELDLVAESREIDPDGNHFTTYRARLDRVTIDLDTDGFAIDVDRRPIEDDAVDRLNRLFERLNGP; the protein is encoded by the coding sequence ATGGGTGAGGAGTCCGACACCAGCGGCGCAGTCGGAACCGGCGAGACCGACGAGTTGGCGTCGGTCGCTGCCGTCCTCGACGACCCCCACGCCAGGGCGATCCTCGTCCACACCGCCCGAGCGGCGCTGTCGGCCGACGACCTCGCCGAACGAATTGACGGCTCACGCTCGACGGTGTACCGGCGCGCCCGACGACTGGTGGAGTTGGATCTGGTGGCCGAGAGCCGCGAGATCGATCCCGACGGCAACCACTTCACCACGTACCGGGCCCGACTCGACCGCGTCACGATCGACCTCGACACCGACGGGTTCGCGATCGACGTGGACCGACGCCCAATCGAAGATGACGCCGTCGACCGCCTGAACAGACTGTTCGAACGACTCAACGGACCATGA
- a CDS encoding ABC transporter ATP-binding protein translates to MSVIAIDSLRKEYGDTVAIDELSLSIDAGEVFGFLGPNGAGKSTTIDALLGYVQPTAGTITVLGHDVVTESRAVRESVGVLPDGYALYDRLTAHEHVAMAATFRESDDDVDAVLSRVGLADATHRRAGGFSKGMTQRLALGMALVGDPEVLVFDEPSSGLDPTGIADLRQIVAEEAERGATVFFSSHDLAQVEATCDRVAIVNDGRLVALDSVSGLRERAGALTTLSVVAKPLPDPSSLRGLDGVRDVTVDGDRLVCRCAGAEAKVRALQTVFDSGVRIYDVDTDSASLEDLFAATVGDGDTVGTVQVEPSGATHGDGQGATTTTGEAR, encoded by the coding sequence ATGTCAGTCATCGCTATCGACTCTCTCCGCAAGGAGTACGGCGACACTGTCGCCATCGACGAACTCTCGCTGTCGATCGACGCGGGTGAGGTGTTCGGCTTCCTCGGCCCGAACGGCGCCGGGAAGTCGACGACGATCGACGCGCTGCTCGGGTACGTCCAGCCGACCGCCGGGACGATAACCGTTCTCGGGCACGACGTGGTAACGGAGTCACGTGCCGTACGGGAGTCCGTCGGCGTCCTCCCCGACGGATACGCACTGTACGACCGCCTGACCGCGCACGAACACGTCGCGATGGCGGCTACGTTCCGCGAATCAGACGACGACGTCGACGCGGTGTTGTCACGTGTCGGGCTAGCCGACGCCACCCACCGCCGTGCCGGCGGCTTCTCCAAGGGGATGACACAACGGCTCGCGCTCGGGATGGCGCTCGTCGGCGACCCGGAGGTGTTGGTGTTCGACGAACCGTCGTCGGGGCTCGACCCGACCGGGATCGCAGACCTCCGTCAAATCGTCGCCGAGGAAGCCGAGCGCGGCGCGACCGTGTTCTTCTCTAGCCACGACCTCGCGCAAGTCGAGGCCACGTGCGACCGTGTCGCCATCGTGAACGATGGACGTCTCGTCGCCCTCGACTCGGTGTCCGGGCTGCGCGAGCGTGCCGGCGCGCTCACGACGCTGTCAGTCGTCGCCAAGCCGCTGCCCGACCCGTCGTCGCTCCGAGGACTCGACGGCGTCCGTGACGTCACCGTCGACGGCGACCGGCTCGTGTGCCGCTGTGCAGGCGCCGAGGCGAAGGTTCGCGCGCTGCAGACCGTGTTCGACTCGGGAGTCCGTATCTACGACGTCGACACGGATTCGGCGTCGCTGGAGGACCTGTTCGCCGCGACCGTCGGCGACGGCGACACCGTCGGAACTGTCCAAGTCGAGCCGTCGGGTGCGACTCACGGTGATGGACAGGGAGCGACGACCACGACGGGGGAGGCTCGATGA
- a CDS encoding MFS transporter: protein MVFLVNMARVVFAPLLSEFIDTFGIGEATAGLLVTLVWVGSAAPRLPVGWLLTKVPRHYVVLVAGAVLTLAATFASLAPGIDVLMIAAVGMGLASGVYFIAGNPLVSELFPETVGRVMGIHGTASQLAAVSAAPFVTIALGLGIREVAGWRAVFAIIAVAAALVTVALVVTARRADLPEAGTDDRDLLGAARTEWRTVLTGVLILGITGFVWQGVFNFYELYMLDKGLPPNVARNALTVVFGAGVPAFMISGRLADRLPHIPYLLSVLAAFVVCLFALVTVSGLVPLLLVSAVIGYVIHSLFPAMDTYLLDTLPDATRGSAYAVYSASMMVVQATGSSFVGTLREAGFAYDLVFGVAAGGLAVLLAALVVAQQASWLPE, encoded by the coding sequence CTGGTTTTCCTCGTCAATATGGCCCGTGTCGTGTTCGCCCCGTTGCTCTCGGAGTTCATCGACACCTTCGGCATCGGCGAGGCGACGGCCGGACTCCTCGTTACGCTCGTGTGGGTCGGCAGCGCCGCCCCACGCCTGCCGGTCGGCTGGTTGCTCACCAAAGTCCCCCGACACTACGTCGTCCTCGTCGCGGGGGCGGTCCTCACGCTCGCGGCGACGTTCGCCTCACTCGCACCTGGCATCGACGTACTGATGATCGCTGCGGTCGGGATGGGACTCGCGTCGGGCGTGTACTTCATCGCGGGCAATCCGCTCGTGTCGGAACTGTTCCCCGAGACGGTCGGCCGGGTGATGGGGATTCACGGCACCGCGAGTCAGTTGGCCGCCGTCAGCGCCGCGCCGTTCGTGACTATCGCGCTCGGACTGGGCATCCGCGAAGTCGCTGGCTGGCGTGCCGTCTTCGCTATCATCGCCGTCGCCGCCGCACTCGTCACGGTCGCGTTGGTCGTCACTGCCCGCCGTGCGGACCTCCCCGAGGCGGGGACCGACGACCGCGACCTCCTCGGCGCGGCGCGAACCGAGTGGCGGACCGTCCTCACCGGGGTGTTGATTCTCGGCATCACCGGCTTCGTCTGGCAGGGCGTGTTCAACTTCTACGAACTGTATATGCTCGACAAGGGGCTTCCCCCGAACGTCGCGCGAAACGCCCTCACCGTCGTCTTCGGTGCGGGTGTCCCCGCGTTTATGATCTCGGGGCGACTCGCCGACCGACTCCCGCACATCCCGTATCTGCTCTCGGTGCTCGCGGCGTTCGTCGTCTGCCTGTTCGCGTTGGTGACAGTGTCTGGACTCGTCCCCCTCCTCCTCGTCTCGGCGGTCATCGGCTACGTCATCCACTCGCTGTTCCCTGCGATGGACACCTACCTCCTCGACACGCTGCCGGACGCGACGCGCGGGTCGGCGTACGCCGTCTACTCCGCGTCGATGATGGTCGTGCAGGCGACGGGGTCGTCGTTCGTGGGGACGCTTCGCGAAGCCGGGTTCGCCTACGACCTCGTGTTCGGCGTCGCCGCCGGTGGTCTCGCAGTCCTCCTCGCTGCGCTGGTCGTCGCACAGCAGGCGTCCTGGCTCCCAGAGTGA
- a CDS encoding winged helix-turn-helix transcriptional regulator gives MAVEEARTAESVESVDAGPCPIVDAIEQVGSRWRLVVLHDLQDGEKRFNELKRSTDASARTLSRVLDDLREMDFVEKRMEPDAPVATYYSLSAKGESLSPVFNEVEAWAGEWLEACAE, from the coding sequence ATGGCAGTAGAAGAAGCACGAACGGCGGAATCTGTTGAGTCGGTCGATGCGGGCCCGTGTCCGATCGTCGACGCGATCGAGCAGGTGGGGTCCCGGTGGCGGCTGGTCGTGCTTCACGACTTGCAGGACGGCGAGAAGCGATTCAACGAACTGAAGCGCTCGACGGACGCGAGCGCCCGGACGCTCTCGCGCGTCCTCGACGACCTCCGGGAGATGGACTTCGTCGAGAAGCGGATGGAACCCGACGCGCCGGTGGCGACGTACTACTCGCTGTCGGCGAAAGGCGAGTCGCTCTCGCCGGTGTTCAACGAGGTCGAGGCGTGGGCTGGCGAGTGGCTCGAAGCCTGCGCCGAGTAG
- a CDS encoding YqaA family protein, with protein sequence MALLVSEPGFWPQFDWLTRLVETATGWVGLGIIFVYSFLIAFALPGVSEIVLLAPLDLGLPTWAKLSVIMLVSGLGKAAGSVFAFHIGQEAKQSGPVIRWMRNSRFNIIELSESATVELARRFGYAGLALALCVPFFPDTLSIYAFAVLERDYVRFAVATFIGSVGRLLVTLGLFGVGSFTIGLL encoded by the coding sequence GTGGCCCTTCTCGTCTCCGAACCGGGGTTCTGGCCGCAGTTCGACTGGCTGACCCGACTCGTCGAGACCGCTACTGGCTGGGTCGGACTCGGAATCATCTTCGTGTACTCGTTCCTCATCGCGTTCGCGCTTCCGGGCGTGAGCGAGATCGTGTTGCTCGCGCCGCTCGATCTGGGACTACCGACGTGGGCGAAACTCTCGGTCATTATGTTAGTGTCGGGCCTCGGAAAGGCCGCAGGCTCGGTGTTCGCGTTCCACATCGGCCAAGAGGCGAAGCAGTCGGGACCGGTCATCCGGTGGATGCGCAACTCCCGATTCAACATCATCGAACTGTCCGAGAGCGCGACCGTCGAACTCGCTCGACGGTTCGGATACGCCGGCCTCGCACTGGCGCTGTGTGTGCCGTTCTTCCCCGACACGCTCTCCATCTACGCGTTCGCCGTCCTCGAACGCGACTACGTCCGGTTCGCCGTCGCGACGTTCATCGGCAGCGTCGGCCGTCTACTGGTGACGCTCGGACTGTTCGGCGTCGGGTCGTTCACAATCGGCTTGTTGTGA